In Numidum massiliense, a single genomic region encodes these proteins:
- a CDS encoding cell wall hydrolase: protein MSFYKYFRLGLAFFMIAILMMPLTTSQAEAQAPRTVKTGSQNGDVWDLQHRLILLGYDMKLDGNFGKATREAVVQFQKDRGLQKDGVAGHHTWKALKKTSISDHELEWMARAVHGEARGETYKGKVAVAAVIMNRLASKDFPDTIKGVIFEKDAFTAVNDGQINLQPDDEARRAVRDAVRGEDPTHDSLYYFNPDTATSAWIWSRAQTVKIGRHIFAR from the coding sequence ATGTCTTTTTATAAATACTTTCGTTTAGGATTAGCCTTTTTTATGATTGCTATTCTAATGATGCCATTGACAACTTCACAGGCGGAAGCGCAGGCGCCGCGAACAGTTAAAACGGGAAGTCAGAACGGCGACGTCTGGGATTTGCAGCACCGGTTGATCTTACTCGGTTACGATATGAAGTTGGACGGGAACTTCGGAAAAGCGACGCGCGAAGCTGTCGTGCAATTTCAAAAGGATCGTGGTTTACAGAAGGATGGGGTCGCTGGACACCATACGTGGAAGGCATTAAAAAAGACGAGTATTTCTGACCACGAGCTGGAGTGGATGGCGCGGGCAGTGCACGGTGAAGCGCGTGGCGAAACATATAAAGGTAAAGTCGCAGTCGCCGCTGTCATTATGAACCGTCTCGCTTCGAAAGACTTTCCGGACACGATCAAAGGCGTCATCTTTGAAAAGGACGCGTTTACCGCGGTGAACGACGGTCAAATTAATTTGCAGCCAGACGACGAAGCGCGCCGCGCGGTACGCGATGCAGTGCGGGGAGAAGACCCGACGCATGATTCGCTCTATTACTTCAACCCAGACACGGCCACTTCCGCCTGGATTTGGAGTCGTGCGCAAACAGTGAAAATTGGACGCCATATTTTTGCTCGTTAG
- a CDS encoding alpha/beta-type small acid-soluble spore protein, translating to MAQRNKQLNPASREGLERLQAHVISRNYGRTIPADEVKYVVARKLGVPLSRRYNGQLQASSAGKVGGYIGGRMVKEMVRMAQQRLAEREQ from the coding sequence GTGGCACAGCGAAACAAACAGTTGAATCCGGCATCGCGCGAAGGACTCGAACGGCTACAAGCACACGTCATTAGTCGGAATTACGGGCGTACGATTCCGGCCGATGAAGTGAAATACGTCGTCGCGCGGAAATTGGGCGTTCCTTTGTCTCGGAGGTATAACGGTCAACTGCAGGCGAGCAGTGCGGGAAAGGTCGGGGGTTACATCGGTGGACGAATGGTCAAGGAAATGGTGCGCATGGCGCAACAACGGTTGGCTGAGCGAGAGCAGTGA
- a CDS encoding P1 family peptidase encodes MGQLTDVPGVRVGHAQQEGALTGCTVILADKPMVCGVDVRGAAPGTRETDLLAPINLVERVHAVLLSGGSAFGLQAATGVMAYLEERGIGLDTGDARVPIVPAAVLYDLSVGDAAVRPDDTMGYRACEVASTEVAVGNVGAGCGATVGKALGMAHAMKGGIGTASVRLSDGLVVGALVAVNAYGHIVDPASGDIVAGPRKGDGTLVDTVAWLQDNSDQKLTFPGANTTIGVIATNAKMSKARTTKVAQMAQDGLARTVVPAHTMMDGDTLFALAGGQVQATVDLVGALAANVVAEAILQAVTAAKSIPGIPSVSDV; translated from the coding sequence ATGGGACAACTTACAGATGTACCCGGTGTGCGGGTCGGTCATGCGCAACAAGAAGGGGCGCTAACAGGGTGCACGGTCATTTTGGCTGACAAGCCGATGGTCTGCGGTGTCGACGTGAGAGGCGCAGCACCGGGGACGCGGGAGACGGACTTACTCGCACCGATTAATTTAGTCGAACGCGTCCATGCGGTGCTGTTGAGCGGTGGGAGTGCATTCGGCTTACAGGCGGCCACTGGGGTGATGGCTTACCTGGAAGAGCGTGGGATCGGACTCGATACGGGCGACGCGCGGGTGCCAATCGTCCCTGCAGCCGTTTTATATGACTTGTCGGTGGGAGATGCCGCGGTGAGGCCAGACGATACGATGGGTTACCGCGCCTGTGAAGTTGCTTCAACCGAAGTAGCTGTCGGCAATGTCGGTGCGGGTTGCGGCGCGACGGTCGGAAAGGCGCTCGGGATGGCGCACGCGATGAAAGGAGGCATCGGGACCGCGTCGGTCCGCTTGTCCGACGGACTCGTCGTCGGCGCGCTCGTCGCCGTCAACGCCTACGGTCACATCGTCGACCCTGCCAGTGGCGACATTGTCGCTGGGCCACGCAAGGGGGACGGCACGCTCGTCGATACGGTGGCGTGGCTACAAGACAACAGTGACCAGAAACTAACTTTTCCCGGAGCCAATACGACGATCGGCGTCATCGCCACGAATGCGAAAATGTCCAAAGCGCGCACGACGAAAGTTGCACAAATGGCGCAGGACGGTTTAGCGCGCACGGTCGTACCCGCGCACACGATGATGGACGGGGATACACTGTTCGCGCTCGCTGGGGGGCAAGTACAAGCGACGGTCGACTTAGTCGGCGCCCTCGCCGCGAACGTCGTTGCCGAAGCGATTTTACAAGCGGTGACGGCCGCGAAAAGTATCCCTGGAATTCCGTCTGTAAGCGACGTGTAA
- a CDS encoding homoserine dehydrogenase has protein sequence MKQLRVMLLGCGTVGSGVYKTIKQNGELLKERLGLDVSVQSVLVLNADKKRPLPGIEPLLTTQFREDLLDETDVVVEVMGGVEPAITYITAAMRKGCHVVTANKELLAKHGLALEKEAREHGVELLYEGSVGGGIPLIGVLQHFLKVNRVTRLSGILNGTTNYILTQMARDGRSFADVLAEAQACGYAEADPTSDVEGYDAMYKLAILARLAFGIDAPLRDITREGITAITLEEIRLAQKLGYTVKLLANAELRRGEAPTLGVQLTLVADGHPLAAVNDVYNALHVEGDIVQDVTLIGQGAGELPTASAVVEDIANVGRMATRARTPVFTLPKPMAEGERERPLTYVGLKGAGVIDGKKVTAVRSALTQVALGVQNVQVVQGEGFAWVGFVCTEWDEQRLAQLLSAKKLPLQVLAHTVRPCLGEAVQAEAHVLATAVN, from the coding sequence ATGAAACAACTTCGCGTCATGTTACTCGGTTGTGGTACTGTCGGTAGCGGTGTGTATAAAACGATTAAGCAAAACGGTGAACTTTTAAAAGAAAGGCTAGGACTGGATGTCTCTGTCCAGTCAGTTCTCGTCCTAAATGCAGACAAAAAGCGGCCATTGCCGGGAATAGAACCGCTGCTAACGACCCAGTTTCGCGAAGACTTGCTAGACGAGACAGATGTCGTCGTCGAAGTGATGGGCGGGGTTGAACCAGCAATCACGTATATAACGGCGGCGATGCGCAAAGGGTGCCACGTCGTGACCGCGAACAAGGAACTACTGGCGAAACACGGCCTCGCCTTGGAGAAAGAGGCGCGGGAGCACGGGGTAGAGCTGCTGTACGAGGGGAGTGTCGGAGGCGGGATCCCCCTGATCGGCGTGTTGCAGCACTTTTTAAAAGTTAATCGCGTCACGCGTCTCTCCGGCATATTGAATGGGACGACGAATTACATTTTAACGCAAATGGCGCGTGACGGCCGATCGTTTGCGGACGTACTCGCCGAAGCGCAAGCGTGCGGTTACGCGGAAGCGGATCCGACGTCCGACGTCGAAGGGTATGACGCGATGTACAAACTGGCGATTCTCGCCCGCCTCGCCTTCGGGATCGACGCGCCGCTTCGGGACATTACGCGCGAAGGCATTACGGCGATCACTTTAGAAGAAATTCGCTTGGCGCAAAAACTGGGGTATACAGTAAAGCTGTTAGCGAACGCGGAACTACGGCGGGGAGAGGCGCCGACCTTAGGTGTGCAGCTGACGTTAGTCGCCGACGGACACCCGCTCGCAGCAGTTAACGACGTTTACAACGCGCTGCACGTCGAAGGAGATATCGTGCAAGACGTAACGCTAATTGGGCAAGGTGCCGGAGAACTGCCGACAGCGAGTGCCGTCGTCGAAGATATTGCTAACGTTGGGCGCATGGCGACACGGGCGCGTACGCCTGTATTTACGCTGCCGAAGCCGATGGCCGAAGGGGAGCGGGAGCGGCCTTTGACATATGTCGGCTTGAAAGGAGCCGGAGTGATCGACGGAAAAAAAGTAACGGCGGTACGGTCGGCGCTCACACAGGTGGCACTCGGGGTGCAGAACGTACAAGTTGTGCAAGGCGAAGGTTTCGCTTGGGTCGGCTTCGTCTGTACAGAGTGGGATGAACAACGCCTCGCCCAGTTGTTGTCAGCGAAAAAACTGCCGCTACAAGTGCTTGCACACACGGTGCGCCCGTGTTTAGGGGAGGCAGTACAAGCGGAAGCACACGTACTCGCCACGGCTGTCAATTAG
- a CDS encoding GNAT family N-acetyltransferase produces MGKEKKEGQLRAASYENKVNMPPTANKASGVSEVDQTSLHIQEVAVESDHAPYDLLLLADPNRHIVDDYLSRGNCYVAQYGVHTVGVYVLLKTRPLTVEIVNIAVAPPFQGCGIGKQLVSDAIVKAKTLGATTVEIGTGNSSIAQLALYQKCGFRLQSVDRDFFLKHYEEDIFENGIQCVDMVRLALDI; encoded by the coding sequence ATGGGCAAAGAAAAAAAAGAAGGTCAGTTGCGTGCAGCAAGTTATGAAAATAAAGTTAATATGCCGCCTACGGCTAATAAAGCAAGTGGGGTAAGTGAGGTAGATCAAACGTCGCTTCACATACAAGAGGTCGCTGTAGAGTCCGATCACGCCCCTTACGACCTGTTATTGTTAGCGGATCCAAACCGACATATCGTCGATGACTACCTCTCCCGCGGCAACTGTTATGTCGCACAATACGGCGTGCACACTGTCGGCGTTTACGTGCTCCTCAAGACGCGTCCGCTAACGGTAGAAATTGTCAACATCGCCGTTGCACCGCCGTTTCAAGGATGTGGCATCGGCAAACAATTAGTCAGTGACGCCATCGTCAAAGCAAAGACGCTAGGAGCAACTACTGTCGAGATCGGCACAGGAAATTCGAGCATCGCGCAGTTAGCGCTATACCAAAAATGCGGCTTCCGACTGCAAAGTGTCGACCGCGACTTTTTTCTAAAGCATTACGAGGAAGACATATTCGAAAACGGTATCCAATGTGTCGACATGGTTCGTCTGGCGCTAGACATCTAA
- a CDS encoding TAXI family TRAP transporter solute-binding subunit, with protein MITIGQATKRTFLWIVIGLLVVFSIACMEQGKQADQGSQTEGKSDATARKANEFTFGAATQGGFWYLFAGALGDEIKKEIASSSVAVVEGGSISNVLGIEAGKFQIGFSNGEAVPEALQGSGEFKEKAEKIRWIATLYPNVFQVVVRADSDIQSIEDLKGKRVSPGIKGYSGELAFKKVLEQYGMSYDDLAKIEYIGTADAGDLLRDGHIDAIVQIVAVPLSTFQELDTTIGIRVLPLPDDIVAKMNKANEGYQPYTIKGGTYAGVPDDIPTFTAYTTLLASKDLDEDTVYTLTKLIVERADKWKALNTVMAPFDGKYSVDNMIGPIHPGAEKYYKEKGFMKK; from the coding sequence GTGATAACGATCGGACAGGCAACAAAGCGGACGTTCCTTTGGATTGTCATTGGACTGCTTGTGGTTTTTTCCATCGCTTGTATGGAACAGGGGAAGCAAGCGGATCAAGGGAGTCAAACAGAAGGTAAAAGTGATGCCACAGCGAGAAAAGCTAACGAGTTTACGTTCGGCGCTGCGACGCAAGGGGGCTTCTGGTACTTGTTTGCTGGAGCGCTCGGGGATGAGATTAAAAAAGAAATCGCCAGTTCTTCTGTCGCTGTCGTCGAAGGCGGTTCGATTTCGAATGTGTTAGGGATCGAAGCGGGTAAGTTCCAAATAGGCTTTTCTAACGGCGAGGCCGTACCGGAAGCGCTGCAAGGTAGCGGCGAATTTAAAGAGAAGGCAGAAAAAATTCGCTGGATCGCGACATTGTACCCGAACGTGTTTCAAGTCGTCGTGCGCGCCGATTCGGACATTCAGTCGATTGAAGACTTAAAGGGGAAGCGAGTCAGTCCGGGGATTAAAGGCTACAGTGGCGAACTTGCCTTTAAAAAGGTGCTGGAACAGTACGGCATGTCTTATGACGACTTGGCTAAAATTGAGTATATCGGCACGGCTGACGCGGGCGATTTATTGCGCGACGGGCACATCGATGCGATTGTGCAGATCGTCGCAGTGCCGTTGTCGACATTTCAGGAACTCGATACGACGATCGGCATTCGCGTGCTCCCACTGCCGGACGACATTGTTGCGAAGATGAACAAAGCGAACGAAGGGTACCAGCCGTACACGATCAAAGGAGGGACATATGCCGGTGTGCCCGACGACATTCCCACATTTACTGCTTATACGACGCTGCTGGCGAGTAAAGATTTGGACGAGGATACCGTCTACACGTTGACGAAATTAATCGTCGAACGCGCCGATAAGTGGAAGGCGCTGAATACGGTAATGGCGCCATTCGACGGGAAGTACTCGGTCGACAACATGATCGGACCGATTCATCCCGGGGCGGAAAAGTATTACAAAGAAAAAGGTTTTATGAAGAAATGA
- a CDS encoding TRAP transporter permease translates to MRAFACDGATVTEEIEVKEMFTNRQTNTVSVVADEEVIERKTRTLRGLPAVLTSLVTIAMSLFHLYTAMYGVFESILQRATHLGFALVLTFLVFKPGKKGRRGQVAWYDYGLTLLAALSFGYLIYYSGDIAERMPYIDELTTLDLIVGTVAVALLIEATRRTVGWALTLIVLAFLAYTLWGENLPGLLAHRQFSYDWVLEQLYFTANGVFGIPLGVSATFIFMFILFGKFLELTGAGQFFIDLAVAAMGKYRGGPAKTAIVASSILGTISGSAVANTVTTGTFTIPLMKKTGYKAEFAGAVEAVASTGGQIMPPIMGASAFIIASYLGIPYFQVALAALLPAVLYYLCLFFQVDFRALRLGLKGVPTQALPDVKKILQKGFLFFVPLVLIVYLLGTGASPMKAGLYAIVAVIVVAAMKARTRLGWRAIVKALDLGARSVIETAVACAAAGMVIGLISLTGLGLNFSSVIIQLAGGSLFLTLIFTMVSSIILGMGLPTVAAYIVQVALTVPALIELGVAPLAAHMFVFYFAIVSAITPPVALAAFAGAGLAGSDPMRTGLVALRLGIAAFIVPFIFIYGPSLLLDGTPLDIVLTCVTAIIGIYGVSAGVEGWLLQHMAWWERIVIVVSSVVLIVPGVLTDGIGLAGVAAIFILQRWRVRKQGALAAQTETNI, encoded by the coding sequence ATGAGAGCGTTCGCTTGCGATGGAGCGACGGTAACGGAAGAAATCGAGGTGAAGGAGATGTTTACTAATCGGCAAACGAATACTGTTTCTGTGGTAGCGGATGAAGAGGTCATTGAACGGAAAACGCGCACCTTACGCGGACTACCTGCGGTTTTGACATCGCTCGTCACAATCGCCATGTCACTTTTTCACCTTTACACGGCGATGTACGGCGTGTTTGAATCGATTCTGCAGCGCGCCACGCACTTAGGGTTTGCTTTAGTGTTGACGTTTCTCGTGTTTAAGCCGGGAAAGAAAGGGAGACGGGGGCAGGTAGCGTGGTACGATTACGGCCTCACTCTGCTTGCCGCGCTCTCGTTTGGCTACTTGATTTACTACTCCGGTGACATTGCCGAGCGCATGCCGTACATCGACGAGCTGACGACACTCGATCTCATCGTCGGCACGGTCGCGGTCGCGCTGTTAATAGAAGCGACGCGGCGCACGGTTGGGTGGGCGTTGACGCTCATTGTCCTCGCCTTCCTCGCCTATACGTTATGGGGGGAAAACTTGCCCGGTCTTCTCGCGCACCGTCAGTTTTCGTATGATTGGGTATTGGAACAGCTATATTTTACGGCTAATGGCGTGTTTGGAATTCCACTCGGCGTGTCTGCGACGTTTATTTTCATGTTCATCTTGTTTGGCAAGTTCCTTGAACTGACTGGAGCGGGGCAATTTTTTATCGATCTCGCAGTAGCGGCGATGGGCAAGTACCGCGGCGGACCAGCGAAAACAGCGATTGTCGCCAGTTCTATTCTCGGTACGATTTCCGGCAGCGCGGTGGCGAATACGGTCACGACAGGGACATTTACGATTCCGTTAATGAAAAAAACAGGTTACAAAGCGGAATTTGCTGGCGCGGTGGAAGCTGTCGCCTCTACCGGGGGACAAATTATGCCACCGATTATGGGCGCGTCTGCGTTCATTATCGCTTCGTACCTCGGTATACCTTATTTTCAAGTCGCTCTTGCAGCTTTGCTTCCGGCTGTCCTCTACTATCTTTGTTTGTTTTTTCAGGTGGATTTTCGTGCCCTACGTTTAGGACTAAAAGGTGTGCCGACACAGGCGTTGCCCGATGTAAAAAAAATATTGCAGAAAGGTTTTCTCTTTTTTGTGCCGCTCGTGCTCATCGTCTATTTGCTTGGCACGGGTGCTTCACCAATGAAGGCAGGACTGTACGCGATTGTCGCTGTCATCGTCGTGGCAGCAATGAAAGCGCGTACGCGACTCGGGTGGCGGGCAATCGTCAAGGCACTGGACTTAGGGGCGCGAAGTGTGATCGAAACGGCGGTTGCTTGTGCTGCTGCAGGGATGGTCATCGGGCTTATTTCGCTTACTGGGCTAGGGCTTAATTTTAGCAGCGTCATTATCCAGTTAGCTGGGGGTAGCTTGTTCCTCACGCTTATTTTTACGATGGTCAGTTCGATTATTCTCGGGATGGGGTTGCCGACAGTAGCCGCCTATATTGTGCAAGTGGCGCTCACGGTCCCAGCTTTAATCGAACTCGGCGTAGCTCCGCTAGCTGCGCACATGTTCGTCTTCTATTTTGCGATCGTTTCCGCGATCACGCCCCCAGTGGCACTCGCAGCGTTTGCCGGCGCGGGACTCGCCGGCTCGGATCCGATGCGTACGGGGCTGGTCGCGCTTCGCCTTGGGATTGCTGCGTTCATTGTGCCCTTTATTTTCATTTACGGACCGTCTTTGCTACTCGATGGGACACCGCTAGACATTGTGTTAACGTGCGTGACGGCAATTATTGGCATATACGGCGTATCCGCTGGCGTAGAAGGGTGGTTGTTGCAGCACATGGCCTGGTGGGAGCGCATCGTCATCGTTGTGAGTTCGGTCGTTTTGATCGTTCCGGGTGTGCTGACGGACGGGATCGGCTTAGCTGGTGTCGCGGCGATCTTTATATTACAGCGGTGGCGAGTGAGAAAGCAGGGAGCGCTCGCCGCGCAAACGGAAACGAACATTTAA
- a CDS encoding bifunctional hydroxymethylpyrimidine kinase/phosphomethylpyrimidine kinase: protein MNIHKALSIAGSNSRGGAGVQADLKTFQERDVFGMGVILLHLSRVMCAGSNKYTHNRGRASRIKSITSLRALMSTH, encoded by the coding sequence ATGAACATTCATAAAGCGTTATCTATTGCCGGCTCGAACAGTCGCGGCGGTGCCGGCGTGCAAGCAGATTTAAAAACGTTTCAAGAGCGCGACGTGTTCGGAATGGGGGTAATTTTACTGCATTTGTCACGCGTAATGTGCGCGGGGAGCAACAAATATACGCACAATCGCGGGCGTGCATCGAGGATCAAATCGATAACGTCCTTGCGAGCATTAATGTCGACGCACTAA
- the thiD gene encoding bifunctional hydroxymethylpyrimidine kinase/phosphomethylpyrimidine kinase: MRGEQQIYAQSRACIEDQIDNVLASINVDALKTGMLFSPEIIQLTVEKIQSYALKNVVVDPVMVTKVGADLLEQEALTLLKEQLIPLAAVVTPNIPEAEKLCGRTAITSVDDMKQAAAHIFALGPQYVLVKGGRLSGKRATDILYDGTTFTSFDAPRIDTTHTNGAGCTFSAAIAAELAHGKPMREAVQTAKAFITEAIRYGGAIGSDKRGPTYHAAYRKFGRK; encoded by the coding sequence GTGCGCGGGGAGCAACAAATATACGCACAATCGCGGGCGTGCATCGAGGATCAAATCGATAACGTCCTTGCGAGCATTAATGTCGACGCACTAAAAACGGGGATGTTGTTTTCCCCAGAGATCATTCAGCTTACAGTGGAAAAAATTCAATCGTACGCGTTAAAAAATGTCGTCGTCGATCCAGTCATGGTGACAAAAGTCGGCGCCGATCTGTTGGAGCAAGAGGCACTAACGTTGCTAAAGGAACAGTTGATCCCGCTGGCTGCCGTCGTGACGCCAAACATTCCGGAAGCGGAGAAGCTTTGCGGGCGCACAGCGATTACGTCGGTAGACGATATGAAACAAGCAGCTGCTCATATTTTTGCCCTCGGCCCGCAGTATGTGCTCGTGAAAGGCGGCCGCTTATCGGGTAAGCGAGCGACCGACATTTTGTACGACGGCACGACATTTACTTCGTTCGACGCACCGCGCATCGACACGACCCATACGAACGGCGCCGGTTGCACGTTTTCTGCCGCGATTGCGGCGGAGCTAGCGCACGGCAAGCCGATGCGTGAAGCAGTGCAAACAGCGAAGGCGTTCATCACCGAGGCGATTCGTTACGGTGGGGCAATCGGCAGTGACAAACGCGGACCGACGTACCACGCCGCTTATCGCAAATTCGGAAGAAAGTGA
- a CDS encoding GNAT family N-acetyltransferase produces MTTTLPRAEVTVRPLTTIDDLREMQRLDSEVWAQDAIPLHQTLTVARNGGIVLGAFDGEELIGLCYGFPGFNGDNIYLCSHMLAVDSRYRGSGIGEKLKQYQRKVASEAGYRLITWTYDPLESVNAFLNLSKLGAICDTYIENCYGDMADPLNRGLASDRFQVAWWIESRHVAERPNRNISFDRDSILVDWQMGEEGFPVLADGAGRLIAEKIGAGLKRGRTGEFPRELPSELPSELANENLRQPERRRDNRLGHWLLPVPAQFQRMKKEAISLAHDWRQKTRGVFQTLFANGYAATAVIGAADEPVRYYVLQQKEALDLLR; encoded by the coding sequence ATGACGACAACACTCCCGCGGGCAGAGGTGACGGTGCGCCCACTAACGACAATCGACGATTTACGGGAGATGCAACGGTTAGACAGTGAGGTGTGGGCACAGGACGCGATCCCACTACACCAAACACTCACCGTCGCCAGGAACGGGGGGATTGTCCTCGGCGCGTTCGATGGCGAGGAGCTTATCGGTCTTTGTTACGGGTTCCCGGGATTTAATGGAGACAACATTTATTTGTGCTCGCACATGTTAGCTGTCGACTCCCGCTACCGCGGGTCAGGGATCGGGGAGAAGTTAAAGCAATATCAGCGAAAGGTTGCCAGCGAAGCGGGGTATCGGCTCATTACGTGGACGTATGACCCACTTGAAAGTGTGAACGCGTTTCTCAATTTGAGTAAGCTTGGGGCGATTTGTGACACGTACATTGAAAACTGTTACGGTGACATGGCCGATCCACTCAACCGCGGCCTCGCTTCCGACCGCTTTCAAGTAGCGTGGTGGATTGAAAGTCGTCACGTGGCAGAGAGACCGAACAGGAACATTAGTTTTGATCGCGATTCTATTTTGGTCGACTGGCAAATGGGAGAAGAGGGGTTCCCCGTTTTAGCGGATGGGGCCGGGCGCCTTATAGCGGAAAAAATAGGCGCAGGGCTTAAGCGCGGGCGAACGGGAGAATTTCCAAGAGAACTTCCTAGCGAACTTCCAAGCGAGCTAGCGAACGAGAACCTGCGCCAACCGGAGCGGCGAAGGGACAACCGACTTGGACATTGGTTGCTGCCTGTACCTGCGCAGTTTCAACGAATGAAAAAGGAGGCAATCAGTCTCGCCCACGACTGGCGTCAGAAGACGCGCGGCGTGTTTCAAACGCTGTTTGCTAACGGTTATGCCGCGACGGCGGTAATCGGCGCCGCGGACGAACCGGTTCGCTACTACGTGTTGCAACAAAAAGAAGCGCTCGACTTACTCCGCTAA
- the fabL gene encoding enoyl-[acyl-carrier-protein] reductase FabL — protein MTRKVALITGGTRGIGKAIAKKFAAAGYDLALNFMRKKKDAEQTKEELEKTYGIDVHLAKANIGEVAQIEKLFTEVEETFGRLDVFISNAASGVLRPLMEVAENHWDWTQNINAKAYVFASQHAARLMEKSGGGAIVALSSLGAIRALPNYVTVGVSKAAVEAITRYLAVELAPKGIAVNAVSGGAVDTDALKHFPNREELLGAAKKRNPAGRIVEPTDLAETVFFLCSPAAEMIRGQTIIVDGGLSLLAE, from the coding sequence TTGACACGAAAAGTAGCCTTAATTACTGGCGGAACGCGCGGGATCGGGAAAGCGATTGCGAAAAAATTCGCCGCAGCAGGATACGACCTCGCTTTGAACTTCATGCGCAAGAAAAAAGATGCAGAACAAACGAAAGAGGAGCTCGAAAAAACATACGGCATTGACGTACACCTTGCCAAAGCAAACATCGGTGAAGTCGCGCAAATAGAAAAACTGTTTACCGAGGTCGAAGAAACGTTCGGCCGCCTAGACGTCTTTATTAGTAACGCCGCTTCCGGTGTGTTGCGCCCACTAATGGAAGTAGCAGAAAACCACTGGGACTGGACGCAAAACATTAACGCCAAAGCGTACGTGTTTGCCTCCCAACACGCCGCCCGCCTGATGGAAAAGAGTGGCGGCGGGGCCATCGTCGCCCTTTCTAGTTTAGGTGCGATCCGCGCCTTGCCGAACTACGTGACGGTCGGCGTGTCTAAGGCGGCTGTCGAGGCGATCACCCGTTACTTAGCGGTAGAGCTCGCGCCAAAGGGGATCGCCGTCAACGCCGTGTCGGGCGGCGCGGTCGACACCGACGCGCTCAAACACTTTCCAAACCGCGAAGAACTGTTGGGTGCAGCCAAAAAGCGAAATCCGGCAGGCCGCATCGTCGAACCTACCGATTTAGCTGAAACAGTATTTTTCCTCTGCTCGCCGGCAGCGGAAATGATCCGCGGGCAAACGATTATCGTCGACGGCGGATTATCGTTGTTAGCGGAGTAA
- a CDS encoding enoyl-CoA hydratase/isomerase family protein yields MEKNVLYEVTAGVAYLTLNRPHVLNAFNEQMHNDLYEAFERAGSDRQVRAIVLRGNGKGFSAGADLSMIDKDQLATFDHGEHLRHTYNRVLLRMAEIEQPIIAAMHGATVGAGLSLALACDFRLAAESSVFSLAFVNIGLVPDAGSSYFLPRIVGLSKALELAVTGRKIGSDEAEQIGLVNRVVADEALAGEVEAFAKKLAHMPTQAIGLMKRTMYASFENDLHTVLENEVRTQSLAGKTADHLEGVQAFYEKRRPQFTGQ; encoded by the coding sequence TTGGAAAAAAACGTTTTGTATGAAGTGACTGCTGGCGTTGCTTATCTCACATTGAATCGCCCGCACGTACTCAACGCGTTTAACGAACAGATGCACAACGACTTGTACGAAGCGTTCGAACGGGCGGGAAGTGACCGGCAAGTGCGCGCGATCGTGCTGCGCGGCAATGGGAAAGGATTCAGTGCGGGCGCCGACTTAAGTATGATTGACAAAGACCAATTGGCGACTTTTGATCATGGGGAGCACTTGCGCCACACGTACAACCGTGTGTTACTGCGTATGGCTGAAATCGAACAACCGATTATTGCGGCAATGCACGGTGCAACGGTCGGTGCAGGGCTCAGTTTAGCACTCGCGTGTGATTTTCGCCTAGCAGCGGAATCGTCCGTTTTTAGCTTAGCTTTTGTAAATATTGGGCTCGTACCGGACGCAGGCAGTTCGTATTTTTTACCGCGCATCGTCGGTCTATCTAAAGCGTTAGAGTTAGCCGTTACCGGTCGCAAAATCGGGTCGGACGAGGCAGAGCAGATCGGGTTAGTAAACCGCGTCGTCGCTGACGAGGCGCTTGCCGGTGAGGTGGAAGCTTTTGCTAAGAAACTGGCACACATGCCGACGCAAGCGATCGGTTTAATGAAGCGCACGATGTACGCAAGTTTTGAAAATGATTTGCATACGGTGCTGGAAAACGAAGTGCGCACGCAGTCGTTGGCGGGAAAGACTGCCGATCACTTGGAAGGCGTGCAAGCATTTTATGAAAAACGCCGTCCACAGTTTACAGGGCAATAA